In a genomic window of Comamonadaceae bacterium OTU4NAUVB1:
- a CDS encoding glutathione binding-like protein, with protein sequence MPSAPIQVHTWPTPNGHKVHIMLEECALPYEAHAVDIGKGEQFAPGFLAISPNNKIPAITDPEGPDGRPISLFESGAILLYLAEKTGRLMPRDARARCDVLQWLMFQMGGVGPMLGQAHHFRLYAPEQLPYAIERYTNEARRLYGVIDRQLARHAFIAGADYSIADIAIFPWLRSWQNQGVVLEEYTHVKAWFDALAARPAVQRGVAVLAERRKPLTGDREREVLFGRTQYEKR encoded by the coding sequence ATGCCCTCCGCACCGATCCAGGTCCACACGTGGCCCACGCCCAACGGACACAAGGTCCACATCATGCTGGAGGAGTGCGCGCTGCCCTACGAGGCGCACGCGGTGGACATCGGCAAGGGCGAGCAGTTCGCCCCCGGGTTCCTGGCCATCAGCCCGAACAACAAGATCCCCGCCATCACCGACCCCGAGGGCCCGGACGGCCGGCCGATCTCGCTCTTCGAGTCCGGGGCGATCCTGCTCTACCTCGCGGAGAAGACCGGCCGCCTGATGCCCCGCGACGCGCGCGCGCGCTGCGACGTGCTGCAGTGGTTGATGTTCCAGATGGGCGGCGTCGGCCCGATGCTCGGCCAGGCGCACCACTTCCGCCTGTACGCGCCCGAGCAGCTGCCCTACGCCATCGAGCGCTACACCAACGAGGCCCGCCGCCTCTACGGCGTGATCGACCGCCAGCTCGCCAGGCACGCCTTCATCGCCGGGGCGGACTACTCGATCGCCGACATCGCCATCTTCCCGTGGCTGCGCAGCTGGCAGAACCAGGGCGTGGTGCTGGAGGAGTACACGCACGTCAAGGCGTGGTTCGACGCCCTGGCCGCGCGCCCGGCCGTCCAGCGCGGCGTCGCGGTGCTGGCCGAGCGCCGCAAGCCGCTGACCGGCGACCGGGAGCGCGAGGTCCTGTTCGGCCGCACGCAGTACGAGAAGCGCTAG